The stretch of DNA TAGCCATTTGAACGAGCTTTCTACCTGAAAAAGTACGTCGTAAGTAACCAAACAAGAAAAGTTTTAGTAGTAACTGTGGTGGGTATGAGGGGCGTCCGGTCGCCGCTAAGTTAGCCTTAATGACGTGAGTCGGAATATCATTGACAATGGCATTGATGGCCCAAGCAACGTGAGTTGATTGAGGTTGCCAAATTAGATTGAGTTTCAAAGTGGGTTGATTACTGGTATAATTCATTTGCATGGAGCTAACGACCTCTTTTCTTTTTGGCTTCAGCACCTTAAGAATAGCAGGGATCGTCATCTCTGTGCGTACATAAGCTTAAAAAGGTAGTTCTGAGAAATCAAATGATTTCTCAGAACTACCTTTTTCGTGTGAGTCAGGGTTTTGTCCCAGACTCCTCTCTCAATAATATAATAGCAATAACTTAACCCATCGGTTGCCCTAGTGCCTGGCGCCGGTATTCCTTTGGTGAAATGTCGCAAATTAAGCGGAAATTTTTATAAAAATACCCACTATTCGTATACCCAATCTCTAGCGCAATATTGCTGATGCTTTCATCCGTGTGCGCCAGCATTTCTTTAGCTTGCGTGATACGATATTGATTCAAATATTTCGAAAAACTCGTGTGGACTTCCTTCTTAAACAGTTGTCCCAGATAAACTGGATTCAGGTGTAAGCGATTGGCCACCTGTGTCAGCGAGAGATCTTCGACATACTCTTGATTCACAATCGTAATGACTTGGCGCACATTTTTGGAGAAAGTCGGCTGTTGTTTAGGTTCAAAGTGTTGCACAATTGCCACGACGGCTTCCTCTAACACGGCAATCGTTGGTGCTTCATCGATCGCCGTTAATTGGCGTTCATATTCTTGATTACTGAAAGCCTGCGAATTGCTTAAAACATTCAGCACCAGAAACGCCACTTGGCGGGTATAAGACGGCGCCACATGTTCGTTACTTAATCTGGCGAACATTGCCCGCGTCAACGTCACCATCAGTTCCTGATTATCGTTACCGAGTGCCCGTTTGAATTTATCCAACGAAATCTTAGGGATCTCTGCTTGTCGTAACCATTCCGTTCGGGACTCCCCAGATAAAAATGGTGACCGGTCTTCATAAAATTGATAAAGTTCCGCCAACGTTTGGGCTTGCTCCAAACTGTCGGCTAACTCCGACAACTGGCTCACCTGCTGCCCAACCGTCACAAAGGATTCGCCAGCGATAAGTTGTTGCAGCTCTAACTGTTGAATGAACTTGGTCAAATCGCGATGTGACCCAACAAAGCAAATGATAAATTGATCTTGGCTACTGTAATATAAATACTGTTTTTGACGCTGACAAGCTTGACTGAGTGCTTCATAATTGGTGACGATGTTGCAACTGATCACCGTGAATTGACGCCGATCAGGATCTACACCAGCACTTGTCAATAGTTGCTTAATCTGTGTCGTTGTTAACTCTTGTGCAACTAGCCGCTCCGTCTGCATTTCCAAATAATAATGCTTTGTCGCATCCGTTTTTGTGCGTTGCTCAAGCTGCTCATGCGCTTTATCTAAGACTTTGTCGAGCTCTTGCGCATCAATTGGCTTCACTAAATAATCCATCGCCCCAAAATGCAGCGCCTGTTTCACATAATCAAATTCTTGATAACCCGACAAAACAATCACAATTGGCGGCTGTGGGGCGCCTTGCAGTCGTTGCATCAAGGCTAACCCACTCATCTCCGGCATACGAACATCCGTGATGACTAAGTCAACGGGCTGTTGCTTAAATGCTGCCAAGGCTTGCTTCCCATTGCGCGCCGTTTGGACGATTTCGAGCCCATGTTCTTGCCAATTAACAATTTTGGCCATCCCCTTGAGGATCATGTACTCATCGTCCACAATCATTACACTGTGCACTAAATCCACCCTCTTTATCCATCTAACTCAAAAATGTTATCGCTTACTTTTAGCGTAACATGCCAGGCTAAAATTTGTCTAAAATCCCCATTTAATTCTCATAAGCAAGTCGCTATTAATATCATTAACCATTGGCTGTAAATAGACCAGTAAAGGCGCTTGCAGAAAATCTGCAAGCGCCTTTAGCAAGGGGGTGAGAAGTTTTAGCTTAACCCTGATTTGGGATAATCATTGTCAGTTGCTGGTGGTTAGGAGTCACCAAGTCAGCTTCTCACATTAGGGTGTTTAAAAGGTTTGGCAAGGTTGGGGGCTTGCCAATAACCTAAGCTTCTGTTGGTTGATTTTCTTCTTCTTCATCCAACATGATGGAGCTATGGTTATCTTTATCGAAGAAATGTGCTTTGTTAATATCAAAGCCCATATCAATCACTGCGCCAGGTTGATGGAAATCACGTGCATCAACATTGGCAACAAATTCAGTATCACCGACTTGGCTATATAATTGACTCGTCGCTCCGAGCAATTCAGAAACGTTGATCGTTGCCCGTACCGTTTGCTTTGGCCAAGTATCAATGAAGACTTTTTCAGTATGAATATCTTCAGGACGAATCCCAAAGACGATTTCTTTCCCGTTATAACCACGTTTATCCAAAATGTTACTCATGCCTTCTGGGACGTGTAATTCCACGCCCTTGTGGTCATTGATCACACCATCACGGTAGCTGACATTAAAGAAGTTCATCGCTGGTGAACCGATAAATCCGGCAACAAACATGTTCCGCGGCCGGTCATAAATTTCCGACGGCGTCCCAATTTGTTGAATCTGGCCAGTAGACATGACAACCACGCGGTCAGCCATCGTCATTGCTTCCGTTTGGTCATGGGTGACGTAGATCGTGGTCGTGTTTAAGCGACGGTGTAACTTCGCGATTTCGGCCCGCATGGAAACCCGTAACTTGGCATCCAAGTTAGACAATGGTTCATCCATTAAGAAGATTGGGGCATCACGAACAATTGCTCGACCTAGTGCAACCCGTTGCCGTTGCCCACCAGATAAATCGGCTGGCTTACGGTCTAAGAAATCTGTTAAGCCTAAAATTTCGGCGGCATTATCGACCCGTTTGGCAATATCCGCTTTACTATATTTACGTAATTTAAGTCCAAAAGCCATATTACCGGCAACCGTCATATGTGGATATAAGGCATAGTTTTGGAAGACCATCGCAATATCACGATCACGCGGTGGAATATCATTCATCACTTTGCCGCCAATTTCCAAAGTTCCCTTAGTAATATCTTCCAAACCAGCAATCATCCGCAACGTTGTTGATTTACCACAACCAGAAGGTCCAACAAAGACGATGAATTCTTTGTCTTTGACATGCAAATCGAAATCGTTGACCGAGTTTTTATCGGCATTTGGATAACGTTTGTAAATATGATCTAGATTAATTTCAACCATAATGTATACCAGCCTTTCTCACAATGCGTCCTAATATATACCATATCATTCATTATTTTTCGTTTATTTATACCAACTTTCAACAGTTCCTATTCTAGTTGAAAGCGGTAACATTTGCTATGGGCACATTGTACAAAAAGCAGCACCACTGGCTGGTCAATGTACCGAAAATCTGAGAGCTGTCACAAATATGGCAAACGCCTTAAACTACTTTAGTAAGGTCGCTGCTAATGCAAAGTCACCGACTGTCGCTGAAGCGTTGTCCGCAAAGTGACTGTGAACGATCAAGTTGTCTGGAATTTTGACATAATCATTGTTCAATTTATCGAAGTATTGACGCACTTTGACCATATCGTCATCATTAATCACTGAACCACCAAAGATGATCTTTTCTGGGGCATAGTTCACGTAGGCAGCGAAAGCCATCTGGGCAGCATAATAATCGATGTAATCAAACACTGGATTGTCACGTTCAAGCTTTTCACCAGGAATACCGGTCCGTGCTTCAATGGTTGGGCCAGCTGCAACGCCTTCAAAACAGCGGTTACCGTGGAATGGGCAGAATCCTTCATAATGATCATCTGGGTGCATCATCACTGGCGCATGTCCCATTTCAAGATGTGAATAGCCGCCAATAAACTTGCCGTCTTGAATCACGCCACCACCGATACCAGTTCCGATAGTGAAATAGACTGCCGAATCAACTTCTTTAGCACTCCCAGCAATATATTCACCATAGACCGAAGCATTCACATCTGTCGTGAAGTAAACGGGCACGTGGAGAGCCGCGGTTAAAGTACCAACCATGTCAGTCCCAGCCCAGCCAGGCTTTGGCGTTGATAGAATATGACCGTAATCCGCGGTACCTTGCTTGATACCAATTGGTCCAAATGATCCTAATCCAATGGCGTCAACCGGATTTTCTTTGAAGAAAGCAATACAACCAGCCAAAGTGGTCGCAGGATCTTCTGTTGGAATCCGCTTTTTAGCACTGATCTTATACGTTTCATCCGCAACGGCCAAAATAAACTTAGTCCCGCCGGCTTCAATACTACCTAATTTTTTACTCATTAATAATCACCCTTACTTAATTGTTTTGAATTATCTTTATCATAGATGAAAACGGATACATTAACTGCCAAAATATTATTTTTAAGGCAATTTGACGAATAGGTTTAGACGCTTTACCGAACTTTTACCACAATCTTAGCCCGTGGTTAATGCATCATAGCTTGCCGTTCCGGTTGGTCTGGCTTGATGCTGGAACGTGGTGGCCACGTTTGTGAGCCAAAAAGCGGTCTCACAAGCCGGGCTTTCTCTAAGACGGCAGTTCACCGTCAAAGAGAAATTTCACCACTGAGCATCATCCAGCCCAACCTGCACTAAATAGTGAATCTAATATTAATTGATCCTTCGTCAGGTTCTGATGCTACTATGCCTAGATTAAAATCACTATTCAACGTCGGAGTGGACCAGTTCGTTCGCCGTGTCGAGACACTTAGCTGAGTGATTTTTCTCAGGTTAGTGTCTGGCCGACTTTTAAGACGTGATCTTCGGCTTGAAAGCGCCCTGCAGACCGGTTCTTGGCTGCAGGTCTGCCTCACAGTGAACGAACTGGTCCACGGAGACGGACAACTTAATGACTTTTTTAAACATCCATCGTACCAGCTTTACGATACTCACCTGGCGACATCCCGGTCTGTAATTTGAAAAGCTTAAAGAAGTAACTAGAATTCTGATAGCCAACCAATTCAGCGATTTGACCGACATCTTGATCCGAACGACGCAATAAGTCGACCGCCACATTTACCCGATAGTCATTTAAATACTGTGAGAAACTGCGGCCAACTTCTTGCTTAAACTGTTGACCTAAATAAACGGCATTCAAGTGTAACTCGGCTGCGACGATTCCCAAGGTCAACGGTTCAGCAAACCGTTTTTGAACTAATTGCCGCATGGCCGCCACATTACGTGAAAATTGTGGCACTCCAGTCTGTTTAGCCAAATTAGCAATACGCAATAGAGTCGTTTTTAACGCGCTCATGTCTTGTGACCGATTAATAGCCGCAATCGTCGCCGTCTTATCATTAAAAGCGGTCAAGTGGTCACTCAAAACCAACAAGACGACTAATGCAAACTGGCGGGCATAGCTGTCTGAAGCATTAGCCGCCTTCATGTCTTCAAGTTGCGTCGTTAACCACGTCGAAAAATCAACGACCGACAAATTATCGATCATGCCTTTGACTTCAGAATAACTTGGTAAAACCTGCGTCGACTGTTGCTGTGTTTCTGGCAACATGACACGTAACCCAGCGGCCGTTTCAAAGAAATACTGCCGAGCAATTTCTTGGCGCAACTGTTGATATCGCTGTGCAAGTTCGGTCAAATGTTTGACTGGCGCACCTACTAAAAATGGTCGTCGTTCGGCGCCAATTTGATGAGGTGCTTCGTTAATAAACACATTCAGTTGTTCAGCGGTGCCTTGAAAAATAATGATAAAATCTTGGCCTTCCACATAG from Lactiplantibacillus brownii encodes:
- a CDS encoding response regulator transcription factor encodes the protein MHSVMIVDDEYMILKGMAKIVNWQEHGLEIVQTARNGKQALAAFKQQPVDLVITDVRMPEMSGLALMQRLQGAPQPPIVIVLSGYQEFDYVKQALHFGAMDYLVKPIDAQELDKVLDKAHEQLEQRTKTDATKHYYLEMQTERLVAQELTTTQIKQLLTSAGVDPDRRQFTVISCNIVTNYEALSQACQRQKQYLYYSSQDQFIICFVGSHRDLTKFIQQLELQQLIAGESFVTVGQQVSQLSELADSLEQAQTLAELYQFYEDRSPFLSGESRTEWLRQAEIPKISLDKFKRALGNDNQELMVTLTRAMFARLSNEHVAPSYTRQVAFLVLNVLSNSQAFSNQEYERQLTAIDEAPTIAVLEEAVVAIVQHFEPKQQPTFSKNVRQVITIVNQEYVEDLSLTQVANRLHLNPVYLGQLFKKEVHTSFSKYLNQYRITQAKEMLAHTDESISNIALEIGYTNSGYFYKNFRLICDISPKEYRRQALGQPMG
- a CDS encoding ABC transporter ATP-binding protein, with product MVEINLDHIYKRYPNADKNSVNDFDLHVKDKEFIVFVGPSGCGKSTTLRMIAGLEDITKGTLEIGGKVMNDIPPRDRDIAMVFQNYALYPHMTVAGNMAFGLKLRKYSKADIAKRVDNAAEILGLTDFLDRKPADLSGGQRQRVALGRAIVRDAPIFLMDEPLSNLDAKLRVSMRAEIAKLHRRLNTTTIYVTHDQTEAMTMADRVVVMSTGQIQQIGTPSEIYDRPRNMFVAGFIGSPAMNFFNVSYRDGVINDHKGVELHVPEGMSNILDKRGYNGKEIVFGIRPEDIHTEKVFIDTWPKQTVRATINVSELLGATSQLYSQVGDTEFVANVDARDFHQPGAVIDMGFDINKAHFFDKDNHSSIMLDEEEENQPTEA
- a CDS encoding ROK family protein, translated to MSKKLGSIEAGGTKFILAVADETYKISAKKRIPTEDPATTLAGCIAFFKENPVDAIGLGSFGPIGIKQGTADYGHILSTPKPGWAGTDMVGTLTAALHVPVYFTTDVNASVYGEYIAGSAKEVDSAVYFTIGTGIGGGVIQDGKFIGGYSHLEMGHAPVMMHPDDHYEGFCPFHGNRCFEGVAAGPTIEARTGIPGEKLERDNPVFDYIDYYAAQMAFAAYVNYAPEKIIFGGSVINDDDMVKVRQYFDKLNNDYVKIPDNLIVHSHFADNASATVGDFALAATLLK
- a CDS encoding response regulator transcription factor, whose product is MRKVMLVDDEYMLLRGLKRLIDWSALGLEIVTTEQNPLLAIKYLQTNPIDILISDMNMPEMGGPEFVTKAKQLQPQLELIVISGYSDFDYVHAGLKQNAVNYLRKPIDTDELLETLQGAIARLEARQESDHNASLAVQTQSRTLLTSDDVIRQARMSEVLGLQFTEAKPVRLIGVLNPLPPRDLVNYLKVLAAIKGFYVEGQDFIIIFQGTAEQLNVFINEAPHQIGAERRPFLVGAPVKHLTELAQRYQQLRQEIARQYFFETAAGLRVMLPETQQQSTQVLPSYSEVKGMIDNLSVVDFSTWLTTQLEDMKAANASDSYARQFALVVLLVLSDHLTAFNDKTATIAAINRSQDMSALKTTLLRIANLAKQTGVPQFSRNVAAMRQLVQKRFAEPLTLGIVAAELHLNAVYLGQQFKQEVGRSFSQYLNDYRVNVAVDLLRRSDQDVGQIAELVGYQNSSYFFKLFKLQTGMSPGEYRKAGTMDV